A single region of the Peromyscus eremicus chromosome 16_21, PerEre_H2_v1, whole genome shotgun sequence genome encodes:
- the Ftcd gene encoding formimidoyltransferase-cyclodeaminase — MSQLVECVPNFSEGNNQEVIDAISQAISQTPGCVLLDVDAGPSTNRTVYTFVGQPECVVEGALNAARTASQLIDMSKHKGEHPRMGALDVCPFIPVRGVSMDECVLCAKVFGQRLAEELNVPVYLYGEAAQTPSRQTLPAIRAGEYEALPEKLKQAEWAPDFGPSSFVPSWGATVTGARKFLIAFNINLLSTKEQAHRIALNLREQGRGKDQPGRLKKVQGIGWYLDEKNLAQVSTNLLDFEVTALHTVYEETCREAQELNLPVVGSQLVGLVPLKALLDAAAFYCDKENLFVLEEEHRIRLVVNRLGLDSLAPFDPKERIIEYLVPASGPEKGLMDKSLLNFVREVGARSAAPGGGSVAAAVAALGAALASMVGQMTYGRRQFDHLDSTMRRLIPPFHAASAQLIPLVDADAQAFAACLEAIKLPKNTPEERDRRACALQEGLRQAVSVPLKLAETVSQLWPVLKELALCGNLACLSDLQVAAKALEMGVFGAYFNVLINLKDMTDDAFKQKIRHRISSLLQEAKTQAALVLESLEARTE, encoded by the exons ATGTCCCAGCTGGTGGAATGTGTCCCCAATTTCTCAGAGGGGAACAACCAGGAG GTAATTGATGCCATTTCTCAAGCCATCTCCCAGACCCCAGGCTGTGTGCTGCTGGATGTTGACGCTGGACCCTCCACCAACCGCACCGTCTACACTTTCGTGGGGCAGCCAGAGTGTGTGGTCGAGGGAGCCCTCAACGCGGCCCGCACAGCCTCACAACTCATCGACATGAGCAAGCACAAGG GAGAGCATCCTCGTATGGGTGCTCTGGATGTTTGTCCCTTCATCCCGGTGAGGGGCGTCAGCATGGATGAGTGTGTGCTTTGTGCTAAGGTCTTTGGCCAGCGGCTGGCAGAggagctgaatgtaccag TATACCTCTATGGTGAGGCAGCACAGACACCCAGTCGCCAGACCCTGCCGGCGATCCGGGCTGGAGAGTATGAGGCCCTGCCTGAGAAG CTCAAGCAGGCCGAGTGGGCGCCTGACTTCGGCCCCAGCTCCTTCGTCCCCAGTTGGGGCGCCACCGTCACAGGTGCCCGGAAGTTCCTCATTGCCTTCAACATCAACCTGCTCAGCACCAAGGAACAGGCCCATCGGATTGCTCTCAACCTGCGGGAGCAGGGCCGTGGGAAAGACCAG CCAGGACGTCTGAAAAAGGTTCAGGGCATCGGCTGGTACCTGGACGAGAAGAACCTGGCTCAGGTCTCCACAAACCTCCTGGACTTTGAGGTCACAGCTCTGCACACAGTCTATGAGGAGACCTGCAGAGAGGCTCAG GAGCTGAATCTCCCAGTGGTGGGCTCGCAGCTGGTGGGCCTGGTGCCTCTGAAGGCCTTACTGGATGCCGCAGCCTTCTACTGTGACAAGGAGAATCTGTTTGTTCTGGAGGAGGAGCACCGGATACGGCTG GTGGTGAACCGGCTGGGCCTGGATTCCCTGGCACCCTTCGACCCAAAGGAGAGGATCATCGA GTACCTGGTTCCGGCTAGTGGACCCGAAAAGGGCCTGATGGACAAGTCGCTGCTCAATTTTGTTCGGGAGGTGGGCGCCCGCTCTGCTGCCCCTGGCGGCGGCTCTGTAGCTGCAGCTGTTGCAGCCCTG GGTGCAGCCCTGGCCTCCATGGTGGGCCAGATGACCTACGGGCGGCGTCAGTTTGATCACCTGGACTCCACCATGCGGCGCCTGATCCCACCCTTCCATGCGGCCTCTGCCCAGCTGATCCCATTGGTGGATGCTGACGCCCAGGCTTTTGCTGCCTGTTTG GAGGCAATAAAGCTGCCCAAGAACACACCTGAAGAGAGGGACAG GCGTGCATGTGCTCTTCAGGAGGGCCTGAGACAGGCAGTTTCCGTGCCCCTGAAACTGGCAGAGACTGTGTCCCAGCTATGGCCGGTGCTGAAGGAGCTGGCCCTATGTGGGAACCTGGCCTGCTTGTCTGACCTGCAG GTGGCAGCCAAGGCCTTGGAGATGGGTGTGTTTGGTGCATACTTCAATGTGCTCATCAACTTGAAGGACATGACTGATGATGCATTTAAACAGAAG ATACGCCATCGAATCTCCAGCCTTCTGCAGGAAGCCAAGACGCAGGCTGCACTGGTGCTGGAAAGCCTAGAAGCAAGGACGGAGTGA